The following proteins are co-located in the Sphingomonas donggukensis genome:
- a CDS encoding MFS transporter: MTSVATTDIDNVADPSPKDIRLVITASSLGTAFEWYDFFIYGTLAASGIIGRTFFPASSEMMQTLLAWAGFAVGFGFRPLGAVLFGFLGDKLGRKYTFLVTITLMGIATAGVGLVPSYAAIGMAAPAIIILLRILQGLALGGEYGGAAIYVAEHATAKKRGYYTSFIQASVAGGFILSLAVVLIAKASMPTATWEAWGWRLPFLFSVVLLAVSLWMRLKLSESPVFKAMKAAGQTAKNPFVESFTYPGNKRRLFVALMGIAAGLTVIWYTALFSVLSFLQGPMRVAETPAQLIVGAGAVLGLVFFIASGRLSDRVGRKLPIVVGYIVTLVLLFPLFWLMGHAANPELARAADRAPVIVAGPECRYDPFAAKQKDACGQLLDYFSKKGVAYKTVQAGSVAVLIGGVPQEDVRPAALDTALADAGYKLDKVTPHGRQIVMILVAILGLALLSGLTYGPVAALLAELFPPRIRYSSMSIPYHVGTGYFGGFLPFISQYIVARTGNPYAGLWYTWIVVAIALAVLVFCMKERDLLKD, encoded by the coding sequence ATGACGAGCGTAGCGACGACCGATATCGACAACGTGGCCGATCCGTCGCCCAAGGACATCCGCCTCGTCATCACCGCGTCGTCGCTCGGCACTGCGTTCGAATGGTATGATTTCTTCATCTACGGCACGCTCGCCGCGTCGGGGATCATCGGGCGGACGTTTTTCCCTGCCTCGTCGGAGATGATGCAGACCTTGCTCGCCTGGGCGGGCTTCGCGGTCGGGTTCGGCTTCCGACCCTTGGGCGCAGTGCTGTTCGGGTTCCTGGGCGACAAGCTCGGGCGCAAATATACCTTCCTCGTCACGATCACGCTGATGGGCATCGCCACCGCCGGGGTAGGGCTGGTGCCGAGCTATGCCGCGATCGGCATGGCGGCGCCGGCGATCATCATCCTGCTGCGCATCCTCCAGGGGCTTGCGCTGGGCGGCGAATATGGCGGGGCGGCGATCTATGTCGCCGAACACGCGACCGCGAAGAAGCGCGGCTATTACACCAGCTTCATCCAGGCGAGCGTCGCCGGCGGCTTCATCCTCAGCCTCGCGGTCGTCCTGATCGCCAAGGCGTCGATGCCGACCGCGACGTGGGAGGCATGGGGCTGGCGACTGCCATTCCTGTTCTCGGTCGTGCTGCTGGCGGTGTCGCTGTGGATGCGCCTGAAACTCTCCGAAAGCCCGGTGTTCAAGGCGATGAAGGCCGCCGGCCAGACCGCCAAGAACCCGTTCGTCGAAAGCTTCACCTATCCGGGGAACAAGCGCCGGCTGTTCGTCGCGCTGATGGGCATCGCCGCGGGGCTCACCGTCATCTGGTACACCGCGCTGTTCAGCGTGCTGTCGTTCCTGCAGGGGCCGATGCGCGTTGCGGAGACCCCGGCGCAGCTGATCGTCGGCGCCGGCGCGGTGCTCGGGCTGGTGTTCTTCATCGCCTCGGGGCGGCTGTCCGACCGGGTCGGGCGCAAGCTGCCGATCGTCGTCGGCTACATCGTCACGCTCGTGCTGCTGTTTCCGCTGTTCTGGCTGATGGGCCATGCCGCCAACCCCGAACTCGCCCGCGCCGCCGACCGTGCCCCGGTGATCGTGGCGGGGCCGGAGTGCAGATACGATCCCTTCGCCGCGAAGCAGAAGGATGCGTGCGGGCAGCTGCTCGACTACTTCTCGAAGAAGGGGGTGGCCTACAAGACGGTGCAGGCCGGGTCGGTCGCGGTCCTGATCGGCGGCGTGCCGCAGGAGGATGTCCGCCCCGCGGCCCTCGACACCGCGCTGGCCGACGCCGGCTACAAGCTCGACAAGGTGACGCCGCACGGACGCCAGATCGTGATGATCCTGGTCGCGATCCTCGGCCTCGCGCTGCTGTCGGGCCTCACCTACGGACCGGTTGCCGCCTTGCTCGCGGAGCTGTTCCCGCCGCGCATCCGCTACAGCTCGATGTCGATACCCTATCATGTCGGGACCGGCTATTTCGGCGGATTCCTGCCCTTCATCAGCCAGTATATCGTCGCGCGCACCGGCAATCCCTACGCTGGCCTCTGGTACACCTGGATCGTCGTCGCGATCGCGCTGGCGGTGCTGGTGTTCTGCATGAAGGAACGCGACCTGCTGAAGGACTGA
- a CDS encoding alanine racemase: MTLDLPARLDLDGGALVANWRALARMAGVPAGAAVKADGYGLGARGVADRLVAAGCRDLFVATWAEALALGECGAAVAVLHGVREEDMAATGLPNARPVLTTPEQVRRWRDAGGGACDVMVDTGMHRLGVSAEDVAAGLLDGLRIDVLMSHLACADENSAMNAVQRNALAGLRDRTSARRLSLANSAGIALGKDYAFDLVRPGLALYGGVPCAALADIIRPVARPEAQILQRRRVPAGGAVGYNATWTAPADTEVAIVNLGYADGYWRGFSGKGFVRAGEAALPVIGRVSMDLTALDVSTAPALAEGDWVTFDYALPKAAAASGMSQYELLTGLGSRFARVWR, translated from the coding sequence ATGACGCTCGACCTTCCCGCCCGGCTCGATCTCGACGGCGGCGCGCTCGTCGCCAACTGGCGCGCGCTCGCGCGCATGGCCGGGGTACCGGCGGGCGCGGCGGTGAAGGCCGATGGCTATGGCCTGGGCGCGCGCGGCGTTGCCGACCGGCTGGTGGCCGCGGGATGCCGCGACCTGTTCGTCGCGACCTGGGCCGAGGCGCTGGCGCTCGGCGAATGCGGCGCGGCGGTGGCGGTGCTCCACGGCGTGCGCGAGGAGGACATGGCTGCCACCGGCTTGCCGAACGCCCGCCCGGTGCTGACCACGCCCGAACAGGTCCGTCGCTGGCGCGATGCCGGCGGCGGCGCGTGCGACGTGATGGTCGATACCGGCATGCACCGGCTGGGCGTTTCGGCGGAGGATGTCGCGGCAGGGCTTCTCGACGGGCTGCGCATCGACGTGCTGATGAGCCACCTCGCCTGCGCGGACGAGAATAGCGCGATGAACGCGGTCCAGCGCAACGCGCTGGCCGGCCTGCGCGACCGCACGTCGGCGCGCCGGCTGAGCCTCGCCAACTCCGCCGGCATTGCGCTCGGCAAGGACTACGCCTTCGACCTCGTCCGCCCCGGACTGGCGCTCTACGGTGGCGTGCCGTGCGCGGCGCTCGCCGACATCATCCGCCCGGTCGCCCGCCCCGAGGCGCAGATCCTCCAGCGCCGCCGCGTACCCGCCGGCGGTGCGGTCGGCTACAACGCCACCTGGACGGCCCCCGCGGACACCGAAGTCGCGATCGTCAATCTGGGCTATGCCGACGGCTATTGGCGCGGCTTTTCCGGCAAGGGCTTCGTGCGGGCAGGGGAGGCGGCCCTCCCCGTCATCGGCCGCGTGTCGATGGACCTGACTGCCCTCGACGTGTCGACGGCGCCGGCGCTGGCGGAGGGCGACTGGGTGACCTTCGACTACGCCCTACCGAAAGCGGCGGCGGCATCGGGGATGTCGCAATACGAGTTGCTGACGGGGCTCGGTTCGCGGTTCGCGCGGGTGTGGCGCTGA
- the phaR gene encoding polyhydroxyalkanoate synthesis repressor PhaR, which produces MKKTATGTGPVIIKKYANRRLYNTESSSYITLEHLAAMTREGRDFKVVDAKTEEDITHNVLTQIIMEEESRGQTMLPVNFLRQLIALYGDSMQAMVPGYLEASMESFRRNQQQFKTAVEGAFANSPFAEMAKRNLQMFEAAAGAFKPGAGAPGAAPAADTASETHSKDAEIAALKAELSKLQDKVAKL; this is translated from the coding sequence ATGAAGAAGACCGCAACCGGCACCGGCCCGGTCATCATCAAGAAATACGCGAACCGGCGCCTCTACAACACCGAATCCTCGTCCTACATCACGCTCGAGCATCTCGCGGCGATGACGCGCGAGGGCCGCGACTTCAAGGTCGTGGATGCGAAGACCGAGGAGGACATCACCCACAATGTCCTGACCCAGATCATCATGGAGGAGGAATCGCGCGGCCAGACGATGCTGCCGGTCAATTTCCTGCGTCAGTTGATCGCGCTGTACGGCGATTCGATGCAGGCGATGGTGCCGGGCTATCTGGAGGCGTCGATGGAAAGCTTCCGCCGCAACCAGCAGCAGTTCAAGACCGCGGTCGAGGGGGCGTTCGCCAATTCGCCGTTCGCCGAAATGGCCAAGCGCAACCTCCAAATGTTCGAAGCCGCGGCCGGCGCGTTCAAGCCGGGGGCGGGCGCTCCGGGTGCTGCGCCTGCCGCCGACACCGCCAGCGAAACGCACAGCAAGGATGCCGAGATCGCGGCGCTGAAGGCGGAGTTGTCGAAGCTTCAGGACAAGGTGGCGAAGCTTTAG
- the clpS gene encoding ATP-dependent Clp protease adapter ClpS — MPFQPTATDDNRDDDDGTSLGVATRTRTRTKKPTPYRVLMLNDDYTPMEFVVLCLQRFFRMTVEEATQVMLHVHQKGVGVCGTFSYEVAETKVGQVMDFARQNQHPLQCTLEKA, encoded by the coding sequence ATGCCATTCCAGCCCACCGCGACCGACGACAACCGCGACGACGATGACGGCACGTCGCTCGGCGTCGCCACCCGCACGCGCACCCGCACCAAGAAGCCGACGCCGTATCGCGTGCTGATGCTCAACGACGATTACACGCCCATGGAATTCGTCGTCCTGTGCCTCCAGCGCTTCTTCCGCATGACCGTGGAGGAAGCGACGCAGGTGATGCTCCACGTCCACCAGAAGGGCGTCGGCGTATGCGGCACGTTCAGCTACGAAGTCGCCGAGACGAAGGTCGGCCAGGTCATGGATTTCGCCCGCCAGAACCAGCACCCGCTGCAGTGTACGCTGGAGAAGGCGTAG
- a CDS encoding acetyl-CoA C-acetyltransferase: MTEVVIAAAKRTPVGAFLGAFAATPAHELGRVAIEAALAQAGVAGSDVDEVILGQVLTAAQGQNPARQASMAAGVPKEVPAWGVNQVCGSGLRTVALAFQAIATGDARIVVAGGQESMSMSAHAGSMRPGTKMGDVSLVDTMIKDGLTDVFNGYHMGITAENLAEQFQITRGTQDEFAVRSQNLAEAARSAGRFADEIAPVTIKGRKGDTVVADDEYIRAGATVDGVSGLRPAFKKDGTVTAANASGINDGAAAIVVMSGDEAAKRGITPLARIKSWASAGVDPSIMGIGPVPASKKALEKAGWTVADLDLIEANEAFAAQALAVGKEMGWDADKVNVNGGAIAIGHPIGASGARVLTTLIYEMQRRNAKKGLATLCIGGGMGIAMCVERD, translated from the coding sequence ATGACCGAGGTCGTCATCGCCGCCGCCAAGCGTACCCCCGTCGGCGCGTTCCTGGGCGCCTTTGCCGCGACGCCCGCGCATGAACTGGGCCGCGTCGCGATCGAGGCCGCGCTGGCGCAGGCCGGCGTCGCGGGCTCGGACGTGGACGAAGTGATCCTCGGCCAGGTGCTGACCGCGGCGCAGGGTCAGAACCCCGCGCGCCAGGCCTCGATGGCGGCGGGCGTGCCGAAGGAAGTGCCGGCGTGGGGCGTCAACCAGGTGTGCGGATCGGGCCTGCGCACCGTGGCGCTCGCATTCCAGGCGATCGCGACCGGTGACGCCAGGATCGTCGTCGCCGGCGGGCAGGAATCGATGTCGATGTCCGCCCATGCCGGGTCGATGCGTCCGGGCACGAAGATGGGTGACGTCAGCCTCGTCGACACGATGATCAAGGACGGGCTGACCGACGTCTTCAACGGCTATCACATGGGCATCACAGCGGAAAATCTGGCCGAGCAGTTCCAGATCACCCGCGGCACCCAGGACGAGTTCGCCGTCCGCTCGCAGAATTTGGCCGAGGCGGCCCGCAGCGCCGGGCGCTTCGCCGACGAGATCGCACCGGTGACGATCAAGGGGCGCAAGGGCGACACGGTCGTCGCCGACGACGAATATATCCGCGCCGGCGCGACCGTGGACGGCGTGTCGGGCCTGCGCCCCGCCTTCAAGAAGGACGGCACCGTCACCGCCGCCAACGCCAGCGGCATCAACGACGGGGCGGCGGCGATCGTCGTCATGTCCGGCGACGAAGCCGCCAAACGCGGCATCACCCCGCTCGCACGCATCAAGAGCTGGGCGAGCGCCGGCGTCGACCCCTCCATCATGGGCATCGGCCCGGTGCCGGCATCGAAGAAGGCGCTGGAGAAAGCCGGCTGGACCGTCGCCGACCTCGACCTGATCGAAGCGAACGAAGCCTTCGCCGCACAGGCGCTGGCGGTCGGCAAGGAAATGGGCTGGGACGCCGACAAGGTGAACGTCAACGGCGGCGCCATCGCCATCGGCCACCCGATCGGCGCCAGCGGCGCGCGCGTGCTGACCACCCTGATCTACGAAATGCAGCGCCGCAACGCGAAGAAGGGCCTGGCGACGCTGTGCATCGGCGGCGGCATGGGAATTGCGATGTGCGTGGAGCGGGATTGA
- a CDS encoding TonB-dependent receptor domain-containing protein — protein MKLSRYAGATALASTLFLVAPAFGQATPNTPNPAQPAPKTAPQAAEQAAQTVSADGQSSDDGAIVVTGSRIARPETDGVLPGVQITAQSIETRGFTNALEALNDIPLVGPGASPLNGNNGGQTASLGAAFVDLLDLGTARTLTLVNGRRFVSGNAASLFVAGNETGSQVDVNVIPSTLIQRVDVVTVGGAAAYGADAIAGVVNYILKDDYDGVQLRGLAGISERGDAGQFQLSALAGRNFFDGRANLTASFEYSRNDGLQAVSRDFRNVRPGSYTNPFNGGIRNPSFTGRDVIDATATGLNNGAFLAAATDGQPSTLYGLGLVTQTLSNPGTILNVQSNTFYTPYTPITTGSGTTLRTSNYITFANGAAPVGFALPATNATGGATTISSLNNGFFSFSAAQIIKGTPGSDVTFGTLSGNGLNGSTTQATNVPFTTFAPTALPSNVTSAQVLAAYGVTAPTGSTAAQQTTLAINLLQANRFTSREFLAANPTTNINYFIGTFDPAVPRIANTDTTLVNVKVNGATVQVPVNQVLPFVAVPLEFNDDGSIRRYNFSGPVSGNSPITVGSARGGDGGFRRSLENTVLRTQQDRYVANLMGKFDITDNITFFSEGTYAKVLNRSLGNISGAQNFITNTQENSALLLNYNNPFLDASDRAALTAVGIAPNQANAGNFLLTRQNQDIFGANPYTNRQETYRIVAGLRSNFELFGKRWKAEVSGTYGNSEQNTRSDGIADLEYQLALDAVDQGLATTGVANGNIVCRSQVFPSQYLGRTPIGTATNITRVVGADGIPTEVIVTPTITQDLITACKPLNPFGYNQMSAESKAYVTSPSLFRNVSKQTFIQGSLSGGLFDLPAGALQFNANGEYRKDELTFTTNQLNILGRSRSAPSANTAAYTETYEFGGELAIPLTGPDFLSFLGRLEFNPAFRMSKQSGQAATYRNLQGTTITPKADGDWGTIYSLAGTWKPLQDIQFRGNYTRSLRQPSIVELFLGGQPTFQAVTDLCGPASIDTGVVPTTRRANCVAAALANGNFIGSNDAAGATEFLRNFVPQGGSLQGTFSGSTGLAPEKGKSWTAGGVLTPRWIPGLTLSADYINVRVDNTIVTAGVGTFLQACYDSPTFPDSSAQIGINGCSRFARGSDFQLQNGVQAGFLNLGAIKIRAMNMSGNYAFGIGSGRMTLRANAYHLIQYDTSASGTFNGDRVMTAGTFSRSKLETQLSARYEREQFYTQVTWNRQAPTRVFSSGLPATTEIVPYNRYPALHNIDLALGVDVNEKFRMQFNVSNVLDQTTGGDLGYRFADYYDQIGRRFQVAVTTRY, from the coding sequence ATGAAGCTCAGCCGTTACGCTGGCGCGACCGCGCTTGCCTCCACCTTGTTCTTGGTCGCGCCGGCCTTCGGCCAGGCGACGCCCAACACGCCGAATCCGGCGCAGCCCGCCCCGAAGACGGCGCCGCAGGCCGCAGAACAGGCCGCGCAGACGGTCAGCGCCGATGGCCAGTCGAGCGACGATGGCGCGATCGTCGTCACCGGTTCGCGCATCGCACGGCCCGAAACCGACGGTGTGTTGCCGGGCGTGCAGATCACGGCGCAGTCGATCGAGACGCGCGGCTTCACCAATGCGCTCGAGGCATTGAACGACATCCCGCTCGTCGGCCCGGGTGCGAGCCCGCTGAACGGCAACAATGGCGGCCAGACCGCCAGCCTGGGTGCTGCGTTCGTCGATCTGCTCGACCTGGGCACCGCGCGCACGCTGACGCTGGTGAACGGCCGTCGCTTCGTGTCGGGCAACGCCGCGTCGCTGTTCGTCGCGGGTAACGAGACGGGCAGCCAGGTCGATGTGAACGTCATTCCGTCCACGCTGATCCAGCGCGTCGATGTCGTCACGGTCGGTGGCGCCGCGGCGTACGGCGCCGACGCGATCGCCGGCGTCGTGAACTACATTCTGAAGGACGACTATGACGGCGTCCAGCTTCGCGGCCTTGCGGGAATTTCCGAGCGTGGAGACGCCGGTCAGTTCCAGCTCAGCGCATTGGCGGGGCGCAATTTCTTCGATGGTCGCGCCAACCTGACGGCATCGTTCGAGTATAGCCGCAACGACGGCCTTCAGGCTGTGTCGCGCGATTTCCGGAACGTCCGTCCCGGTTCGTATACGAACCCGTTCAACGGCGGCATCCGCAATCCCAGCTTCACCGGACGCGACGTCATCGATGCTACCGCCACCGGTCTGAACAACGGTGCTTTCCTGGCCGCTGCGACCGATGGCCAGCCATCGACCCTGTACGGCCTGGGCCTCGTCACGCAGACGCTGAGCAATCCGGGCACCATCCTGAACGTCCAGAGCAACACGTTCTACACTCCCTATACGCCGATCACGACCGGATCGGGCACGACGCTGCGCACCTCCAACTACATCACCTTTGCCAACGGTGCTGCACCGGTCGGCTTCGCATTGCCGGCGACCAACGCGACCGGCGGAGCGACGACGATCTCTTCGCTGAATAACGGGTTCTTCAGCTTTTCCGCCGCGCAGATCATCAAGGGCACCCCGGGTTCCGACGTGACTTTCGGAACGCTGAGCGGGAACGGCCTGAACGGCTCGACCACGCAGGCGACCAACGTCCCGTTCACGACCTTCGCACCGACGGCGTTGCCGTCCAACGTGACGTCCGCACAGGTTCTGGCCGCGTACGGCGTGACCGCGCCGACCGGTTCGACGGCAGCGCAGCAGACGACGCTGGCGATCAACCTGCTGCAGGCGAACCGCTTCACGTCGCGCGAATTCCTGGCGGCCAACCCCACGACCAACATCAACTATTTCATCGGCACGTTCGACCCGGCGGTGCCGCGCATCGCCAACACCGACACCACGCTGGTGAACGTGAAAGTCAACGGCGCTACCGTCCAGGTTCCGGTAAACCAGGTGCTGCCGTTCGTCGCCGTGCCGCTGGAATTCAACGATGACGGGTCGATCCGCCGCTACAATTTCTCCGGCCCGGTCAGCGGCAATTCGCCGATCACGGTCGGCAGCGCGCGCGGCGGTGACGGCGGGTTCCGCCGCAGCCTGGAGAACACCGTGCTGCGTACCCAGCAGGATCGCTACGTCGCGAACCTGATGGGCAAGTTCGACATCACCGACAACATCACCTTCTTCTCGGAAGGTACCTATGCGAAGGTGCTGAACCGGTCGCTCGGCAATATTTCGGGCGCCCAGAACTTCATCACCAATACCCAGGAGAATTCGGCGCTCCTGCTGAATTACAACAACCCGTTCCTCGATGCATCGGACCGCGCGGCACTGACCGCCGTCGGGATTGCCCCGAACCAGGCGAACGCCGGCAACTTCCTGCTGACGCGCCAGAATCAGGATATCTTCGGCGCGAATCCGTACACCAATCGCCAGGAAACCTACCGCATCGTCGCCGGCCTGCGCTCGAACTTCGAACTGTTCGGCAAGCGCTGGAAGGCGGAAGTGTCGGGCACGTACGGCAATTCCGAGCAGAACACCCGCTCGGACGGCATCGCGGATCTCGAGTATCAGCTGGCGCTCGACGCGGTTGACCAGGGCCTCGCCACCACCGGCGTCGCCAACGGCAACATCGTCTGCCGTTCGCAGGTGTTCCCGAGCCAGTATCTGGGCCGCACCCCGATCGGCACCGCCACCAACATCACCCGCGTGGTCGGAGCGGACGGCATTCCGACCGAAGTCATCGTCACCCCGACCATCACGCAGGATCTGATCACCGCGTGCAAGCCGCTCAATCCGTTCGGCTACAATCAGATGTCGGCTGAATCGAAAGCGTATGTCACCAGCCCGTCGCTGTTCCGCAACGTGTCGAAGCAGACCTTCATCCAGGGCTCGCTGAGCGGTGGGCTGTTCGACCTGCCGGCAGGCGCGCTGCAGTTCAACGCCAACGGAGAGTATCGCAAGGACGAGCTGACGTTCACGACCAACCAGCTCAACATCCTGGGCCGTTCGCGCTCGGCGCCTTCGGCAAACACCGCGGCCTACACGGAAACCTACGAGTTCGGTGGCGAGCTTGCCATTCCGCTCACCGGGCCCGACTTCCTGTCGTTCCTCGGACGACTGGAATTCAACCCGGCATTCCGGATGTCGAAGCAGAGCGGCCAGGCAGCGACGTATCGCAACCTCCAGGGCACCACGATCACGCCGAAGGCCGATGGCGACTGGGGCACGATCTATTCGCTGGCAGGGACGTGGAAGCCGCTCCAGGATATCCAGTTCCGCGGCAACTACACGCGCTCGCTGCGCCAGCCGTCGATCGTCGAGCTGTTCCTTGGCGGTCAGCCGACCTTCCAGGCGGTGACCGATCTGTGCGGCCCGGCCAGCATCGATACCGGTGTGGTTCCGACCACGCGTCGTGCGAACTGCGTTGCTGCGGCGCTTGCCAACGGCAACTTCATCGGTTCGAACGACGCCGCCGGCGCGACCGAGTTCCTGCGCAATTTCGTTCCGCAGGGCGGCAGCTTGCAGGGTACTTTCTCCGGCTCGACCGGCCTCGCGCCCGAGAAGGGTAAGAGCTGGACGGCAGGCGGCGTGCTGACCCCGCGCTGGATCCCGGGTCTGACGTTGTCGGCGGACTACATCAACGTCCGCGTCGACAACACGATCGTCACCGCGGGCGTGGGGACGTTCCTGCAGGCTTGCTACGACAGCCCGACCTTCCCGGACTCGTCGGCCCAGATCGGCATCAACGGCTGCAGCCGCTTTGCCCGCGGCAGCGACTTCCAGCTGCAGAACGGCGTGCAGGCAGGCTTCCTCAACCTGGGTGCGATCAAGATCCGTGCGATGAACATGTCGGGCAACTATGCCTTCGGCATCGGGTCGGGCCGGATGACGTTGCGCGCCAACGCCTACCACCTGATCCAGTATGATACCTCGGCATCGGGCACCTTCAACGGCGACCGGGTGATGACTGCCGGCACGTTCTCGCGCTCCAAGCTCGAAACGCAGCTGTCGGCCCGGTACGAGCGGGAGCAGTTCTACACCCAAGTGACCTGGAACCGTCAGGCGCCGACGCGGGTGTTCAGCAGCGGTCTGCCCGCGACGACCGAAATCGTCCCGTACAATCGCTACCCTGCGCTGCACAACATCGACCTAGCCCTGGGCGTCGACGTGAACGAGAAGTTCCGCATGCAGTTCAACGTGTCGAACGTGCTCGACCAGACGACGGGCGGCGACCTCGGCTACCGCTTCGCCGATTATTACGATCAGATCGGTCGTCGTTTCCAGGTGGCGGTCACCACCCGCTACTGA
- the phaP gene encoding phasin family protein (Members of this family are phasins (small proteins associated with inclusions such as PHA granules). Note that several different families of phasins have been named PhaP despite very little sequence similarity to each other.), whose product MATETPTTDVVKAAGDTAIETAKAAETVVKADADIVAKTAETAAPKAPVAPVQAAKRVAKVAKAKAAPVRKAVAKSVKTVAAVQPAPIQKAAKAVATAAGKVASTVKKDITMATKFETPKMLTDMNDRAKAAFDKSGKLASEMGDFSKGNVEALVESTRIAAKGMELIGQDTADYTRKSFEGMTATLKSLATVKSPTEFFKLQGDYMRTAFDAAVQQSSKSTEMFIKLAGDAAKPISNRFALAAEKVKTAA is encoded by the coding sequence ATGGCGACCGAAACCCCGACGACCGACGTTGTGAAGGCTGCTGGCGACACCGCGATCGAGACGGCCAAGGCCGCCGAGACCGTCGTGAAGGCCGACGCGGATATCGTCGCGAAGACCGCTGAAACGGCCGCTCCCAAGGCGCCGGTCGCCCCGGTCCAGGCCGCCAAGCGTGTCGCCAAGGTGGCGAAGGCCAAGGCCGCGCCGGTGCGCAAGGCCGTCGCCAAGAGTGTGAAGACGGTCGCGGCAGTTCAGCCCGCGCCGATCCAGAAAGCGGCGAAAGCCGTCGCAACCGCGGCCGGGAAGGTCGCCTCCACCGTGAAGAAGGACATCACCATGGCTACCAAGTTCGAAACCCCGAAGATGCTGACCGACATGAACGACCGCGCCAAGGCTGCGTTCGACAAGAGCGGCAAGCTGGCGTCGGAAATGGGCGACTTCTCTAAGGGCAACGTCGAGGCGCTGGTCGAATCGACCCGCATCGCCGCCAAGGGCATGGAACTCATCGGCCAGGACACCGCCGACTACACCCGCAAGTCGTTCGAGGGCATGACCGCGACGCTGAAGAGCCTCGCCACCGTCAAGTCGCCGACCGAATTCTTCAAGCTGCAGGGTGACTACATGCGTACGGCGTTCGACGCCGCGGTGCAGCAGTCGTCGAAGTCGACCGAGATGTTCATCAAGCTGGCCGGCGACGCCGCCAAGCCGATCTCGAACCGCTTCGCGCTGGCCGCCGAGAAGGTGAAGACCGCCGCATAA
- a CDS encoding alpha/beta fold hydrolase, protein MTDDGLPLNHAAPQHGPRPLPLFIEMLRSETATSPERRAAALAGLARYQAAPRTPRPAPMPEVARDGRVTLRDYGGAGVPVVFVPSLINPPFVLDLSPDASLLRWLVAQGRRVLLVDWGTPTPADRDEDVTAHVMRLRRVLTGLDEPPVLVGYCLGGTIATALAATMPVAGLALIAAPWRFKGFDASARAAIADLWNSARPACEALGVVPMEVLQAGFWKLDPARTIAKFEALASADDGALSGFVTLEDWANAGAPLTLAAGRQMFEDFFASDAPGRGAWQVAGHAVEPSALACPVADFVSDRDRIVPAASSIAIGTRHDVAAGHVGMIVGSRARALLWEPLAHWISGVVGSR, encoded by the coding sequence ATGACTGACGACGGCCTACCATTGAATCATGCCGCACCGCAACACGGACCGCGGCCCCTGCCCCTGTTCATCGAGATGCTGCGCAGCGAAACCGCAACATCGCCCGAGCGACGCGCGGCGGCACTCGCCGGCCTGGCGCGCTATCAGGCAGCCCCGCGCACGCCCCGCCCCGCGCCCATGCCAGAGGTCGCGCGTGATGGCCGCGTCACCCTGCGCGACTATGGTGGCGCGGGCGTACCGGTGGTGTTCGTGCCCTCGCTCATCAACCCGCCGTTCGTGCTCGATTTGTCGCCAGACGCGTCGCTGCTGCGCTGGCTGGTGGCGCAGGGGCGCCGGGTGCTGCTGGTCGACTGGGGCACGCCGACGCCCGCCGACCGCGACGAGGATGTGACCGCGCACGTGATGCGGTTGCGAAGGGTGTTGACCGGACTGGACGAGCCGCCGGTGCTGGTTGGCTATTGCCTGGGCGGGACGATCGCGACCGCACTGGCTGCCACCATGCCGGTCGCCGGCCTCGCGCTGATCGCGGCGCCGTGGCGGTTCAAAGGCTTCGATGCGTCCGCCCGCGCCGCCATCGCCGACCTGTGGAACAGCGCTCGCCCGGCGTGCGAAGCGCTCGGCGTCGTGCCGATGGAGGTGTTGCAGGCCGGCTTCTGGAAGCTCGATCCCGCACGCACCATCGCCAAGTTCGAGGCGCTGGCGAGCGCGGACGACGGCGCACTTTCCGGCTTCGTCACGCTGGAGGACTGGGCCAACGCGGGCGCGCCGCTGACGCTGGCCGCCGGGCGGCAGATGTTCGAGGATTTCTTTGCAAGCGACGCGCCCGGACGCGGGGCGTGGCAGGTCGCGGGCCACGCGGTAGAGCCGTCCGCCCTCGCCTGCCCGGTCGCCGACTTCGTCTCCGACCGCGACCGCATCGTGCCCGCCGCCTCCAGCATCGCGATCGGCACCCGCCACGACGTCGCCGCCGGCCACGTCGGCATGATCGTCGGCAGCCGGGCGCGCGCGCTGCTGTGGGAGCCGCTCGCGCACTGGATAAGCGGCGTGGTCGGCTCTAGATAG